The Sphaeramia orbicularis chromosome 16, fSphaOr1.1, whole genome shotgun sequence genome window below encodes:
- the LOC115435415 gene encoding NLR family CARD domain-containing protein 3-like isoform X5, with protein MHFERIRSYPGDHILMVISTSCSNTGLSTSEALKMKDINLQREPTPLPDRSTFTTAKQRLVKRRRYEPDSGSTVSTLSSVSLKSDRSRLRPPVFSAEHRHSGANIETTLNNQQNLDMTEFEKASLALLKQALKAPHQVLSASAEDDQLVNAEAEIKEAVVKTALHVLRTMKKDEHADTLEKSHYGELVPYQRKQKLYLKTKNEHFLEDMVTHEWPVPLKKIYTTIYLTQGTSEVNQEHEIRQIETAFYKKKHLETQVISSKDILKPLPKEDKTIRTVLTMGIAGIGKTLRVQKFILDWSEDVINQDIQLLFPLSFRELNLLKNEERSLMDLLYEVSPGLKESGIKDLTMYKVLIILDGLDESRLCLDFKRNERCSDATQSTSVDVLLTNLITGNLLPHAKLWITTRPAASSCIPPQYIDRVTEIQGFNNSQKEAYFKRKIEDENLAKRVIANIRSTRSLHIMCHLPLFCWISSIVLGEMCTKVGGGKMPKTLTQMYIHFIVHQISQMNYKYSKEQELDSQGNNQVILSLAKLAFQQLEKGNLIFYEEDLRDCGIDVREGSVNSGVCTQVFREETLRDQRVFCFVHLSVEEFLAALHVHVMYNIKGVNLMKEKFNLRPQNVPISKLHKDAVDKATENENGHFDLFLRFLLGLSVESSQTLLRGLNIPNMPNMQSHEEIISYIKEKISHARRPERYINLFHCLNELNDHSLMEEIQIYMDSDGECVMDQCSPAQWAALVFLLLTSPDKPKEIHLKKYSNREDGLHRLLPAIKASRSAMLNDCNLTAVSCPALSSTLSSSSNELNHLNLSDNHLQDTGIEILCVGLQSPNCRLKTLRLNRCSLTPKCCDNLASVLSCHSVNLQELDLSDNDIEDSGLEKLSMGLGSTRCQLETLRLSFCNITQAGCGYLASAVKSNPSHLRELDLSYNYLGQDGLKLISDALEGRCELTKFRVDHNAEYWFKPGLRKYSCELTVDLNTAHKQIIFSDQNRKVSQSIEEQPYPDHPDRFVYWAQVLFKEGQTSRCYWEVEWEGNWAGIGVTYRSIKRKGPENDSVMGYNKVSWSLHCSVHGYRAYHNYKSHVIQVPLAGSRKLAVYLDWKAGILSFYRVSCGCSLTHLHTFHTRFTEPLFPVFRVWGHDSSVRLCHVE; from the exons CATTGAGACTACACTGAACAATCAACAGAACCTGGATATGACG GAGTTTGAAAAGGCGTCACTGGCCCTTCTAAAACAAGCTCTGAAAGCACCCCACCAGGTCCTCTCTGCTTCTGCTGAGGATGATCAGCTGGTAAATGCTGAAGCTGAAATAAAAGAAGCAGTCGTAAAAACTGCCCTACATGTTTTGAGGACCATGAAGAAGGATGAGCATGCTGACACACTTGAGAAAA GTCATTATGGAGAACTTGTCCCTTACCAGCGGAAGCAAAAATTATACCTGAAGACGAAAAATGAGCACTTCTTGGAAGACATGGTTACACATGAATGGCCTGTGCCTTTAAAAAAGATTTATACAACAATTTACCTGACACAGGGAACTAGTGAAGTCAACCAGGAGCATGAAATCCGACAAATAGAGACAGCTTTTTATAAGAAGAAGCATTTGGAAACTCAGGTGATCAGCAGTAAGGACATTTTAAAACCCCTACCAAAAGAAGACAAAACTATCCGAACTGTGCTCACCATGGGGATAGCCGGCATTGGAAAAACCTTACGGGTACAAAAGTTTATTTTAGACTGGTCTGAGGATGTCATCAACCAAGACATCCAGCTCCTCTTTCCCCTCTCTTTTAGGGAGCTGAATTTgctgaaaaatgaagaaagaagTCTGATGGATCTCCTTTATGAAGTTTCTCCAGGGTTGAAAGAGTCTGGAATCAAAGACCTGACCATGTACAAGGTTCTGATCATACTGGACGGACTTGATGAGAGCAGGCTCTGTCTGGATTTCAAGAGAAATGAAAGATGCAGTGATGCCACACAGTCAActtcagtggatgtgctgctgacaAACCTCATCACTGGGAACCTTCTACCACATGCCAAACTGTGGATAACTACCCGACCTGCTGCATCCAGCTGCATCCCTCCACAGTACATCGACCGGGTGACTGAGATACAAGGTTTCAACAACTCACAGAAAGAAGCCTACTTCAAGAGGAAAATTGAAGATGAGAACCTAGCCAAAAGAGTCATTGCAAACATAAGATCAACAAGGAGCCTCCACATTATGTGCCATTTGCCATTGTTCTGCTGGATTTCGTCAATTGTGCTGGGTGAAATGTGCACTAAAGTAGGAGGGGGGAAAATGCCAAAGACCCTGACACAGATGTACATTCACTTTATAGTACATCAGATCTCACAGATGAACTATAAGTACTCCAAAGAGCAAGAACTGGACTCACAAGGGAACAATCAAGTGATTCTGTCACTTGCAAAGTTGGCTTTCCAGCAGTTggagaaaggaaacctgatcttctatgaggAGGATCTGAGAGACTGTGGGATTGATGTGAGAGAAGGTTCTGTCAACAGTGGAGTGTGCACTCAGGTCTTCAGGGAAGAGACCTTGAGGGATCAGAGGGTGTTCTGCTTTGTGCATCTTTCAGTCGAAGAGTTTCTTGCAGCTCTGCATGTCCATGTGATGTACAACATCAAAGGTGTAAACCTGATGAAAGAAAAGTTCAACTTGAGGCCACAGAATGTGCCCATTTCCAAACTGCATAAAGATGCAGTGGACAAGGCTACTGAAAATGAAAATGGCCACTTCGATCTGTTCCTGCGTTTTCTCCTTGGACTCTCTGTGGAGTCCAGTCAGACTCTGCTCAGAGGCCTGAACATACCAAACATGCCCAACATGCAAAGTCATGAGGAAATCATCAGCTACATCAAGGAAAAAATCAGCCATGCTCGCAGACCAGAGAGGTACATAAACCTCTTCCACTGCCTGAACGAGTTAAATGACCACTCTCTGATGGAGGAGATCCAGATTTACATGGACTCAGACGGTGAATGTGTCATGGACCAGTGCTCTCCAGCTCAGTGGGCTGCTCTGGTCTTCCTGTTGTTGACCTCACCTGACAAACCCAAGGAGATCCACCTCAAGAAATACTCCAACAGAGAAGATGGTCTTCACAGACTCTTACCAGCCATTAAGGCCTCCAGATCAGCaat GTTGAATGACTGTAATCTGACTGCAGTCAGCTGTCCGGCTCTGTCGTCCACTCTCAGCTCAAGTTCTAATGAACTGAATCATTTGAATTTGAGTGACAATCATTTACAAGACACAGGAATCGAGATTCTCTGCGTTGGTCTCCAGAGTCCAAACTGCAGATTGAAGACACTGAG GTTGAACCGATGCAGTCTCACTCCCAAATGCTGTGATAATTTGGCTTCAGTCCTGAGCTGTCACTCAGTAAATCTGCAGGAATTGGACCTAAGTGACAACGACATTGAAGACTCAGGATTAGAGAAGCTTTCCATGGGTTTGGGAAGTACAAGATGTCAACTGGAAACCCTCAG GCTGTCGTTCTGTAACATCACACAGGCCGGGTGTGGATATTTGGCCTCAGCAGTCAAATCCAACCCATCTCATCTTAGAGAGTTGGATCTGAGCTACAATTACCTGGGGCAGGATGGGTTAAAGCTCATTTCTGATGCTCTTGAAGGAAGATGTGAATTGACAAAGTTCAG AGTGGACCACAACGCAGAATACTGGTTTAAACCAGGGCTCAGAAAAT ATTCCTGCGAACTCACTGTGGATCTCAACACCGCCCACAAACAAATCATCTTCTCTGATCAGAATCGAAAAGTGAGTCAGAGCATAGAGGAGCAGCCTTATCCAGACCACCCAGACCGGTTTGTCTACTGGGCACAAGTGCTCTTCAAAGAGGGGCAGACTAGCCGCTGctactgggaggtggagtgggAAGGAAACTGGGCCGGGATTGGAGTGACCTACAGAAGCATCAAGCGCAAAGGTCCAGAAAACGACTCCGTGATGGGATACAACAAAGTCTCCTGGAGTTTGCATTGTTCTGTCCATGGCTACCGCGCTTATCATAACTACAAAAGCCATGTCATTCAGGTTCCTTTGGCCGGCTCTCGTAAGCTGGCCGTGTACCTGGACTGGAAGGCCGGCATCTTGTCCTTCTACAGAGTGTCCTGTGGATGCTCTCTGACACACCTGCACACCTTCCACACCAGATTCACCGAGCCTCTGTTCCCCGTATTCAGAGTGTGGGGTCATGACTCCTCAGTCCGGTTGTGTCACGTGGAATAA